The following coding sequences lie in one Candidatus Planktophila sulfonica genomic window:
- a CDS encoding class I SAM-dependent RNA methyltransferase yields the protein MSSTKRTTLEVGQKIQVTIEKVAHGGHFIARYEGAVIFVRHGIPGEECTIEITSTGSSFNRADVIEVTAPSEDRVSAPCRFAHRNGCGGCDFQHISLPRQLSLKSDVITEQFSRIAKMDIEVEVEEVAGPLGWRTRCSAVTTKAGALGFYQARSHKIIPVDDCRILVPEMRYSELAQRGAKGDQRIEISISNTGERTIATANSRDESPLRISDGPDVAHYTVGENSFEVSQKSFWQSHKDAPRVLTEAVLQYAQLREGDHVLDLYGGVGLLAASFLTHIGESGSVDIVEGSKSATADAARNFEGKNNVNIYTGDVARLITRFSSADVIVLDPPREGAGKDVIAHCAQLKPRAIVYVACDPAALARDTGYLRDAGYQLESMRAFDLFPMTHHIESVAKFVPTKVS from the coding sequence ATGTCATCTACCAAGAGAACAACGCTCGAAGTAGGGCAGAAAATTCAGGTAACAATCGAGAAGGTCGCCCACGGGGGACACTTCATCGCTCGCTACGAAGGCGCCGTTATCTTCGTCCGCCACGGTATTCCTGGCGAAGAGTGCACAATCGAGATAACCAGCACGGGCTCCTCATTTAATCGTGCCGACGTTATTGAAGTCACCGCACCTTCAGAAGATCGTGTCAGCGCACCATGCCGCTTTGCGCATAGAAATGGATGCGGGGGATGCGATTTCCAGCATATTTCTCTTCCACGCCAACTCAGCTTGAAGAGCGATGTCATTACGGAACAGTTCTCACGCATTGCAAAGATGGATATTGAAGTAGAAGTCGAAGAAGTTGCAGGCCCTCTTGGATGGCGAACACGATGCTCAGCCGTTACTACCAAAGCTGGGGCGCTCGGTTTCTACCAAGCTCGCTCTCACAAAATTATCCCCGTTGATGATTGCAGAATTCTTGTACCTGAGATGCGTTATTCAGAGCTCGCTCAACGCGGTGCTAAAGGTGATCAACGTATTGAAATTTCGATCTCGAACACGGGTGAGCGAACAATCGCTACTGCCAATTCTCGCGATGAATCTCCGCTTCGAATCAGCGACGGACCCGATGTAGCTCATTACACGGTTGGAGAGAATTCCTTTGAAGTCAGCCAGAAATCATTTTGGCAGAGCCATAAAGACGCTCCACGTGTACTAACAGAGGCCGTTCTGCAATACGCGCAATTGCGCGAAGGAGATCATGTTCTTGATCTTTATGGTGGAGTCGGTCTCTTAGCCGCAAGCTTCTTAACTCATATCGGTGAATCGGGTTCCGTCGATATTGTCGAGGGAAGCAAGAGCGCAACAGCGGACGCGGCCCGAAACTTTGAGGGCAAGAACAACGTCAATATCTACACAGGCGATGTTGCACGGTTGATTACCCGCTTCTCGTCTGCAGATGTCATCGTTCTCGACCCACCACGTGAAGGCGCGGGCAAAGATGTCATCGCGCATTGCGCGCAGTTAAAGCCGCGAGCAATCGTCTATGTCGCATGTGACCCTGCGGCGCTTGCCCGAGATACCGGATATCTACGCGATGCCGGCTACCAACTCGAATCCATGCGGGCTTTTGATCTCTTTCCCATGACGCATCACATCGAATCTGTTGCGAAATTCGTACCCACTAAGGTATCTTGA
- the hflX gene encoding GTPase HflX, whose product MTDDGYDKLFDELLRESARVASDFDFDESDFQENEQQELSDRNALRRIKGFSTELQDISEAEYRQLQLERVVLVGVWTEGTAEMAENSMAELKALAETAGSEVLEALIQRRDRPDPATYIGSGKLIELRQIVVATGADTVVCDGELSPAQLRTLEDKLKVKVVDRVALILDIFAQHAKSKEGKAQVELAQIAYLLPRLRGWGDSLSRQVGGRAAGGAGIGGRGPGETKIETDRRRIRDKMAKLRREIAEMKVSRDTKRQERKRFNIPSVAIAGYTNAGKSSLLNALTGAGVLVENALFATLDPTVRKSETADGRVYTLSDTVGFVRHLPHQLVDAFKSTLEEVSGADLIVHVVDGSHPDPFEQIRAVRQVITEIGGGDVPEIIAINKVDIASPDVVMEILRKEPNSYAFSVRSGFGVEGLVHAIEKSLPHPSVEITTVIPYHRGDLVSAIHEQGEILSEEHLAEGTAIHAYVDGGLAKAIEIATAKQE is encoded by the coding sequence ATGACTGACGACGGTTACGACAAGTTATTCGATGAGCTCCTGCGCGAGAGCGCACGAGTTGCTTCAGATTTTGATTTCGATGAAAGTGATTTTCAGGAGAATGAGCAACAAGAACTTTCTGACCGTAATGCGCTTCGACGAATCAAAGGTTTCTCAACTGAACTTCAAGATATCTCTGAAGCTGAATATCGCCAATTACAGTTAGAGCGCGTTGTACTTGTTGGTGTCTGGACCGAAGGAACAGCTGAGATGGCTGAGAATTCAATGGCCGAACTTAAGGCGCTGGCAGAGACTGCGGGCTCTGAAGTTCTAGAAGCGTTGATTCAACGTCGCGATCGCCCGGATCCGGCAACATATATTGGTTCAGGAAAGTTGATTGAACTCAGACAGATTGTCGTTGCAACGGGCGCTGACACCGTTGTCTGCGACGGAGAACTTTCACCGGCCCAGCTTCGTACTCTTGAAGATAAGTTGAAGGTAAAGGTTGTTGATCGCGTTGCCTTGATTCTCGATATTTTTGCCCAGCATGCCAAGAGTAAAGAAGGTAAGGCTCAGGTAGAGCTAGCCCAGATTGCATATCTACTCCCACGCCTTCGCGGTTGGGGAGATTCTCTTTCACGCCAGGTCGGTGGTCGCGCTGCAGGTGGTGCCGGTATTGGTGGTCGCGGACCTGGTGAGACAAAGATTGAAACTGATCGCCGTCGTATTCGTGACAAGATGGCGAAACTTCGTCGTGAAATCGCTGAGATGAAAGTATCTCGCGATACAAAACGACAAGAACGCAAGCGCTTCAATATTCCATCTGTTGCTATTGCTGGTTATACCAATGCTGGAAAATCTTCCTTACTCAATGCTTTAACCGGTGCCGGTGTGCTCGTTGAAAACGCGCTCTTTGCAACGCTTGATCCGACTGTTCGTAAGTCTGAGACCGCAGATGGTCGCGTTTACACACTCTCTGACACCGTAGGTTTTGTGCGCCACCTTCCACATCAATTGGTCGATGCCTTCAAATCAACTCTCGAAGAAGTTTCAGGCGCAGACTTGATTGTGCATGTCGTTGATGGTTCGCACCCTGATCCCTTTGAGCAAATTCGTGCGGTGCGACAAGTCATCACGGAAATTGGTGGGGGAGATGTCCCTGAAATCATCGCTATCAACAAGGTAGATATCGCCAGCCCCGATGTAGTTATGGAGATTCTGCGAAAAGAGCCAAATAGTTATGCATTCTCAGTTCGTTCTGGATTCGGAGTTGAAGGACTTGTTCACGCCATTGAAAAGTCTCTGCCGCATCCCAGCGTAGAAATCACAACAGTCATTCCGTATCACCGCGGAGACCTGGTAAGTGCGATCCATGAACAAGGTGAGATCTTGAGCGAAGAACATCTTGCAGAAGGCACCGCAATTCATGCCTATGTCGATGGTGGATTAGCCAAAGCGATTGAAATAGCCACGGCAAAGCAGGAATAA
- a CDS encoding potassium channel family protein, which yields MHVVIMGCGRVGSSLAIELEAAGHSVAIIDQAKEAFRRLGPDFKGRTIVGVGFDRDTLLEAGIEGAQAFAAVSNGDNSNILAARVARESYGVTNVVARIYDPGRAEIYQRLGIPTVATVIWATDQILRRIAPEGARSEWRDATGTVQLLEVHPHLDWYGRPISELESATQARVAFLTRLGEGLIPEPQTVLQDGDLVHMTIRDDGMAAAEEALTQGPGE from the coding sequence GTGCATGTTGTCATCATGGGTTGCGGTCGAGTTGGTTCATCTCTTGCTATCGAACTAGAGGCTGCCGGCCATTCCGTAGCAATTATCGATCAAGCAAAAGAAGCATTCCGCCGATTGGGTCCTGACTTTAAGGGTCGCACAATCGTGGGCGTTGGTTTCGATAGAGATACTCTCCTTGAGGCAGGTATCGAAGGTGCTCAAGCATTTGCCGCAGTAAGTAATGGCGATAACTCAAATATTTTGGCTGCACGTGTGGCGCGCGAAAGTTATGGCGTAACCAATGTTGTGGCCCGTATTTACGATCCAGGTCGCGCGGAAATTTATCAGCGCCTTGGCATCCCAACAGTTGCAACAGTTATCTGGGCAACAGATCAGATTTTGCGTCGTATCGCACCAGAAGGTGCTCGTTCTGAATGGCGCGATGCAACCGGAACCGTTCAGCTTCTAGAAGTTCATCCTCATCTCGATTGGTATGGACGTCCAATCTCAGAGCTCGAATCTGCAACGCAGGCACGCGTTGCCTTCCTTACTCGTCTCGGTGAAGGCCTCATCCCTGAACCACAAACTGTTCTTCAAGATGGCGATCTTGTTCACATGACTATCCGTGATGATGGCATGGCCGCTGCAGAAGAAGCACTAACGCAAGGACCAGGTGAATAG
- the dapF gene encoding diaminopimelate epimerase, which produces MTKPVIGTYGHGTENDFVLVYDPENSFTISEAQISAICNRSTGIGADGFIRITKADGKWFMDYRNADGSIAEMCGNGIRVMAKYLVTRDIQPEGIFAIDTRAGIKHLRVPRDGDISVNMGHVTDEMEEIEVSNNGHTWSGYNINVGNPHAVVFVDSMDDIGSFIGAPAVSPASSYPQGVNVEFVEILPNFEAKMRVHERGSGETRSCGTGTCAVALAATLKTNGKLPSRWTIYPPGGRLIVDIDGHSNATLTGPAVILEDHDLTKYLS; this is translated from the coding sequence ATGACCAAACCAGTAATCGGTACATACGGCCACGGCACCGAAAATGACTTCGTGCTGGTCTATGACCCAGAAAATTCATTCACGATTTCAGAGGCACAAATTTCTGCTATTTGTAACCGCAGTACGGGAATTGGTGCAGATGGATTTATCCGTATTACTAAGGCCGACGGTAAGTGGTTTATGGATTACCGCAATGCCGATGGTTCGATTGCAGAGATGTGTGGCAATGGAATTCGCGTGATGGCTAAATATCTGGTCACTCGCGATATCCAGCCCGAAGGAATCTTCGCCATTGATACTCGTGCCGGAATCAAACATCTGCGCGTACCTCGTGACGGCGATATCTCGGTAAATATGGGACATGTCACCGATGAAATGGAAGAAATCGAAGTTTCAAATAATGGTCATACCTGGAGTGGATACAACATCAATGTCGGCAACCCGCACGCTGTTGTCTTTGTAGATTCCATGGACGATATCGGCTCTTTTATTGGTGCACCTGCTGTTTCGCCAGCATCGTCATATCCTCAAGGCGTCAATGTTGAATTTGTAGAAATCTTGCCGAACTTTGAAGCAAAGATGCGGGTTCATGAACGCGGAAGCGGAGAAACTCGTTCTTGTGGAACCGGCACATGTGCAGTCGCACTTGCAGCAACACTCAAGACAAATGGAAAGCTCCCGTCGCGCTGGACCATTTACCCACCAGGTGGTCGTCTCATCGTCGATATTGATGGACACTCCAATGCAACCCTTACAGGTCCTGCCGTTATCCTCGAAGATCACGACCTCACAAAGTACTTGTCGTAA
- the miaB gene encoding tRNA (N6-isopentenyl adenosine(37)-C2)-methylthiotransferase MiaB, protein MTRTYLVETYGCQMNVHDSERIAGLLDEAGYLPVPEGQQADIVVFNTCAVRENADNKLYGNLSFLAPIKKKNPAMQIAVGGCLAQKDQSIILKKAPYVDVVFGTHNVGSLPVLLERARIEEESQLEILEALEHFPSTLPARRFSAFTSWVSVSVGCNNTCTFCIVPTLRGVEKDRPAAEVLTEMRALVDQGVIEITLLGQNVNAYGVEFGDRGAFAKLLREAGKIDGLERVRFMSPHPRDFTDDVIEAMAETANVMPHLHMPLQSGSDAILQTMRRSYRTDKYLGILDRVRTAMPHAMITTDIIVGFPGETEEDFQGTLDIATKARFAAAYTYKYSIRPGTPAGAMENQIPEDVVGERYTRLHEHQQKISQSVNEEAIGTTHRVMVSEIEGRRDEVRSRMTGRSEDFRLVHFSSDTDARPGDFVDVKIAESSAHYLIGDAVAVHRTRGGDAHTARTAPASTSLGIPTVRK, encoded by the coding sequence ATGACGCGCACATATCTCGTTGAGACCTACGGGTGTCAGATGAATGTGCACGATTCCGAACGTATCGCTGGTTTGTTGGATGAAGCTGGTTATCTTCCAGTTCCCGAAGGCCAGCAGGCAGATATCGTCGTCTTTAATACCTGTGCGGTGCGTGAAAATGCCGACAATAAACTCTATGGAAATTTGAGCTTCTTAGCGCCCATCAAGAAGAAGAACCCAGCGATGCAAATTGCAGTTGGTGGCTGTCTTGCGCAGAAAGACCAGTCAATCATTCTCAAAAAGGCACCTTATGTAGATGTTGTCTTTGGTACTCACAACGTGGGCTCATTGCCAGTGCTGCTCGAGCGCGCTCGGATTGAAGAAGAATCGCAGCTCGAAATCCTTGAAGCGCTTGAGCACTTCCCATCCACGCTGCCTGCCCGACGCTTCTCGGCCTTTACTTCATGGGTCTCGGTCTCTGTTGGCTGTAATAACACCTGTACTTTCTGCATTGTTCCAACCCTTCGTGGAGTTGAAAAAGATCGACCTGCCGCCGAAGTTCTAACCGAGATGCGCGCGCTCGTCGATCAAGGCGTCATTGAAATTACTCTGCTTGGTCAGAATGTGAATGCCTATGGAGTTGAGTTCGGTGACCGAGGAGCCTTTGCAAAGCTTCTCCGCGAGGCTGGGAAAATTGATGGACTTGAGCGCGTTCGTTTCATGTCTCCTCATCCACGCGATTTCACTGATGATGTCATCGAAGCTATGGCCGAGACGGCTAATGTGATGCCACACCTGCATATGCCTCTGCAATCTGGTTCAGATGCAATTTTGCAGACAATGCGCCGCTCATACCGCACCGATAAGTACCTGGGCATTCTCGATCGCGTTCGTACCGCAATGCCTCACGCGATGATTACAACCGACATTATCGTTGGATTCCCTGGAGAAACTGAAGAAGATTTCCAAGGAACTCTCGATATTGCAACCAAGGCGCGTTTCGCCGCTGCCTACACCTACAAGTATTCGATCCGCCCAGGAACTCCAGCAGGTGCAATGGAGAACCAAATTCCTGAAGATGTAGTGGGAGAGCGATACACACGCCTTCACGAGCACCAGCAGAAAATTTCTCAATCCGTTAACGAGGAAGCGATTGGTACAACTCATCGCGTGATGGTCTCTGAAATTGAAGGCCGTCGCGACGAAGTGAGATCTCGAATGACCGGTCGCTCTGAAGATTTCCGCCTCGTGCACTTCAGTAGTGATACCGATGCTCGCCCAGGCGACTTTGTCGATGTAAAGATTGCTGAAAGCTCTGCCCATTATTTGATTGGTGACGCTGTTGCAGTTCATCGCACTCGCGGGGGAGATGCACATACAGCTCGCACAGCTCCTGCTTCTACATCCCTCGGAATTCCTACGGTAAGAAAGTGA
- the miaA gene encoding tRNA (adenosine(37)-N6)-dimethylallyltransferase MiaA — protein sequence MNRVIVICGATATGKSDIAIEVAQELGAEIINADSMQLYRGMDIGTAKLPEAERGGIPHHLLDVLDVNQDSTVAWYQEHARAAITEIHSRGKDAVIVGGTGLYIKAILDDLNFPDTDPAVRAKLEAEVEEFGSAALFSRLEELDPAAALAIDRANTRRIIRALEVIEITGQPFTANLPREDSSRYPDALQFGLVMDREHLRERIDLRVDRMWDAGFVDEVDQLISQGIRDGVTAQRALGYAQIIAMRDGTMSESEAKEDTKRASRQYARRQETWFSRDARIQWVAQHQPRLETILQKINS from the coding sequence GTGAACCGAGTAATTGTCATCTGTGGGGCTACTGCCACAGGCAAGAGCGATATCGCAATTGAGGTGGCGCAAGAGCTAGGCGCTGAAATTATCAACGCTGATTCGATGCAGCTCTATCGCGGCATGGATATTGGAACTGCAAAGTTGCCTGAAGCAGAGCGTGGCGGAATCCCGCATCACCTTCTTGATGTTCTCGATGTAAATCAAGATTCCACCGTTGCTTGGTATCAAGAACATGCTCGCGCTGCGATTACAGAAATTCACTCCCGCGGCAAAGATGCTGTGATTGTCGGAGGCACTGGCCTGTACATCAAAGCGATTCTCGATGATCTCAATTTTCCAGATACAGATCCTGCCGTGCGCGCAAAGCTCGAAGCTGAAGTGGAAGAGTTTGGATCGGCTGCGCTTTTTTCTCGATTGGAAGAGTTGGATCCGGCTGCAGCTTTGGCGATTGATCGCGCAAATACACGACGCATCATCCGCGCGCTAGAAGTTATTGAGATTACCGGTCAACCATTTACTGCCAATTTGCCGCGAGAAGATAGTTCTCGCTATCCCGACGCCCTTCAATTTGGCCTTGTCATGGATCGCGAGCATCTGCGCGAGCGAATCGACCTTCGAGTCGACCGCATGTGGGATGCAGGTTTTGTCGATGAAGTAGACCAGCTAATTTCTCAAGGTATTCGCGACGGTGTCACAGCTCAACGTGCACTTGGGTATGCCCAAATCATTGCGATGCGTGATGGAACCATGAGTGAAAGCGAAGCCAAGGAAGATACAAAGCGCGCAAGCCGTCAGTATGCCCGTCGCCAAGAGACCTGGTTCTCACGTGATGCGCGTATTCAATGGGTTGCCCAACATCAACCACGTCTCGAAACTATCCTCCAGAAGATAAACTCCTAG
- a CDS encoding acyl-ACP desaturase, giving the protein MSEESARIQSRLIRDLEPIVAVELERHLKVQKNWYPHEYVPWSEGRDYAGPLNGDAWEAKDSRLTPVAQDSLVLNLLTEDNLPSYHTEIALSMGRDGAWGNWIERWTAEEARHAIVIRDYLMATRGVDPYELEDLRMAHMSLGYQTPYENDMLHTIAYVSFQELATRISHRNTGKLSDDPIAEGMMQRVALDENLHMLFYRNTLSAALDMEPNAAMRAIADVVTNFDMPGANMPGFGRKAVQIALAGIYDLQQHLDDVVAPVLRAWNVFERTDLSGDGLKAREELAAFMDTTYKAAATFNDKREVHFERQIARGIQPIRITN; this is encoded by the coding sequence ATGAGCGAAGAGTCAGCACGCATTCAGTCACGTCTTATTCGTGATCTCGAACCAATCGTAGCAGTAGAACTCGAACGCCACCTCAAGGTCCAGAAGAACTGGTACCCACACGAGTATGTCCCATGGTCTGAAGGTCGCGACTATGCAGGCCCACTCAATGGAGATGCATGGGAAGCGAAAGATTCACGTCTGACTCCTGTAGCTCAGGATTCACTCGTACTGAATCTTCTTACAGAAGATAACTTGCCGAGCTATCACACCGAAATCGCTCTCTCGATGGGCCGCGACGGTGCCTGGGGAAACTGGATTGAACGTTGGACAGCTGAAGAAGCGCGCCACGCAATCGTGATTCGCGATTACCTGATGGCAACTCGTGGAGTTGATCCATACGAACTCGAAGATCTTCGCATGGCACATATGTCTCTCGGATATCAAACTCCATATGAGAACGACATGTTGCACACCATCGCATACGTATCATTCCAAGAGCTTGCTACTCGCATTTCTCACCGCAACACGGGAAAACTTTCTGATGATCCAATCGCTGAAGGCATGATGCAGCGCGTTGCTCTCGATGAAAACCTCCACATGCTCTTCTATCGCAACACACTTTCTGCGGCCCTTGATATGGAACCAAATGCTGCAATGCGCGCAATCGCAGATGTCGTTACTAACTTCGATATGCCAGGAGCGAATATGCCGGGCTTCGGACGCAAGGCTGTTCAGATTGCCCTTGCTGGTATCTATGATCTTCAGCAGCACCTCGATGATGTCGTAGCTCCAGTTCTTCGTGCGTGGAATGTCTTCGAACGTACCGATCTTTCTGGCGATGGCCTCAAGGCGCGTGAAGAGCTTGCTGCATTTATGGATACGACATATAAGGCGGCTGCAACATTTAACGATAAGCGCGAAGTTCACTTCGAGCGTCAAATTGCGCGCGGCATTCAGCCAATTCGCATCACCAACTAA
- the dut gene encoding dUTP diphosphatase has protein sequence MSEFQVLIKRLDPDLPLPQYSKGGDAGADIVSRIDITLAPGERALVPTGISIALPDGYVALVHPRSGLAIKHGVTMVNAPGTVDAGYRGELQCIMINHDPKESVTFKRGDRIAQLVFQKVERAHFVEVDELPGSGRGTGGFGSTGRQ, from the coding sequence ATGAGCGAATTCCAAGTATTAATTAAGAGGCTCGATCCTGATCTTCCATTGCCTCAATACTCAAAAGGCGGAGATGCTGGAGCAGATATCGTCTCTCGCATCGACATCACTTTGGCTCCGGGGGAGCGCGCACTCGTTCCCACTGGGATTTCAATCGCACTTCCTGATGGATATGTTGCGTTGGTTCATCCACGTTCTGGTTTAGCAATTAAACATGGCGTCACAATGGTCAATGCACCCGGCACCGTTGATGCCGGTTACCGCGGAGAACTCCAGTGCATCATGATTAATCACGACCCTAAAGAAAGTGTCACTTTTAAGCGCGGCGACAGAATTGCACAGTTGGTTTTCCAGAAAGTAGAACGCGCACACTTTGTAGAAGTTGATGAATTGCCTGGATCGGGCCGCGGCACAGGTGGATTTGGATCGACGGGTCGTCAATGA
- a CDS encoding DUF3093 domain-containing protein: protein MAKSEVIFKEVIRPPLWLLAFIYFMFLSLVVAIWAALDNRSALIAWILATVALIAIARSAQSEIEVTEKELRIGRAHIELKYLSKVEHIDTQQMRLLRTRDADPAAYLAITFWISTGVKITLQDERDPTPYWLVSCKNAKELTSTLYKLL, encoded by the coding sequence GTGGCGAAAAGTGAAGTGATATTCAAGGAAGTAATTCGTCCACCATTGTGGCTCTTAGCCTTTATCTACTTCATGTTTCTCTCACTTGTTGTCGCCATTTGGGCAGCTCTTGATAATCGATCTGCACTCATTGCTTGGATTTTGGCCACTGTCGCACTCATTGCTATCGCTCGTTCAGCGCAATCTGAAATAGAGGTTACTGAGAAGGAGCTGCGTATTGGCCGCGCTCATATCGAGTTGAAATATCTTTCAAAAGTTGAGCACATCGATACTCAGCAGATGAGGCTACTTCGGACTCGAGATGCAGATCCGGCAGCTTATCTGGCGATTACCTTCTGGATTTCAACCGGTGTGAAGATCACGTTACAAGATGAACGTGATCCCACTCCGTATTGGTTGGTAAGTTGTAAGAACGCTAAAGAGCTTACGAGCACTCTTTACAAATTGCTTTAG
- a CDS encoding potassium channel family protein, translated as MRIAIAGAGNVGRAIARELLDNGHQVLLIDRDPKALKIDSVPDAEWLMADACEIASLDNAQLNKCAVLVAATGDDKVNLVASLLGKTEYGVPRVVARINHPKNEWLFDQSWGVDVAVSTPRIIAALVEEAVSVGDVVRLFSFRRGQANLVELTLPDSSTCIGKTVEEVTLPDDASLAAIVRDGRVIAPAPSDVFIAGDELLFVASATAEDLIKGCFIAQ; from the coding sequence ATGAGAATCGCTATTGCAGGTGCAGGAAATGTTGGTCGCGCGATTGCCCGTGAACTCCTTGATAACGGACACCAAGTTCTACTTATCGACCGTGACCCTAAGGCGCTCAAGATTGATTCTGTCCCAGATGCTGAATGGCTTATGGCCGATGCATGCGAAATTGCATCCCTTGATAACGCTCAGCTCAATAAATGCGCCGTCTTAGTTGCTGCAACCGGCGATGACAAAGTTAATTTAGTTGCATCCCTTCTTGGAAAGACTGAATACGGCGTCCCTCGTGTTGTTGCACGTATCAACCACCCAAAGAATGAATGGCTCTTTGATCAATCGTGGGGTGTAGACGTTGCTGTATCTACTCCACGCATCATTGCCGCACTTGTAGAAGAAGCGGTCAGCGTCGGAGATGTTGTACGACTCTTCTCATTCCGCCGCGGTCAAGCAAATCTTGTCGAACTCACCTTGCCTGACTCTTCAACATGTATCGGAAAGACAGTGGAAGAAGTAACGCTTCCTGATGATGCTTCCCTTGCAGCGATTGTTCGTGATGGCCGCGTTATTGCACCGGCACCAAGCGATGTCTTTATTGCAGGAGATGAATTGCTATTCGTAGCCTCTGCAACTGCAGAAGATTTGATTAAGGGCTGCTTTATCGCTCAGTAG
- a CDS encoding DUF3159 domain-containing protein translates to MSQHEDREKVLAAFGGKKGLIDSGIPSVIFLVVFNISKELQTALIASIAVSALLTILRLAMKDTIQHALSGFIGVLICAWFANRTGNASDLYIPKLLTNLGYGTVYLIANLAGWPILGVMLGPILGENLTWRNHPERKRAYTLASWLWVAMFFTRIAVQYPIYKSGNVNLLGTVNLAMGYPLFIATAYGSWLILKNAPQRTTER, encoded by the coding sequence ATGAGCCAACACGAAGATCGCGAAAAAGTTCTTGCAGCATTTGGCGGCAAGAAAGGACTAATTGATTCTGGAATTCCATCGGTCATCTTCTTAGTTGTCTTCAACATCTCAAAGGAGTTGCAGACAGCGCTTATTGCTTCAATCGCTGTTTCAGCCCTTCTGACTATCCTTCGATTGGCGATGAAGGACACCATCCAGCATGCTCTCAGCGGATTTATCGGCGTGCTGATCTGTGCTTGGTTTGCCAACCGAACAGGCAATGCCAGCGATCTTTATATTCCAAAGTTACTTACCAACCTTGGCTATGGAACCGTTTATCTGATTGCGAACCTTGCTGGATGGCCGATTCTTGGTGTGATGTTAGGGCCGATTCTTGGTGAAAACCTCACATGGAGAAATCATCCTGAACGTAAACGCGCATATACCTTGGCGAGCTGGCTCTGGGTTGCGATGTTCTTTACTCGTATTGCTGTGCAGTACCCAATTTACAAGAGTGGCAATGTCAATCTACTTGGCACAGTAAATCTAGCTATGGGATATCCACTCTTTATTGCAACTGCATATGGATCATGGCTGATTTTGAAGAACGCGCCACAACGAACTACTGAGCGATAA
- a CDS encoding DUF4193 domain-containing protein, whose translation MATDYDTPRKTDEELHEESLEELKAKRVDAQSGQIDVDEAEAAENLELPGADLSGEQLAVRVVPVQVDEFTCSRCFLIHHITQLAKGEGAKAICKECS comes from the coding sequence GTGGCAACAGATTACGACACACCCAGAAAGACCGACGAGGAGCTTCACGAGGAATCGTTAGAAGAACTCAAAGCTAAGCGCGTTGATGCACAATCAGGACAGATCGATGTTGATGAGGCAGAAGCTGCAGAGAATCTTGAACTTCCAGGCGCTGACCTATCGGGTGAGCAATTAGCTGTTCGAGTAGTTCCAGTTCAGGTTGATGAATTTACTTGTTCACGTTGTTTCTTGATTCATCACATTACACAACTTGCTAAGGGCGAAGGCGCTAAAGCAATTTGTAAAGAGTGCTCGTAA
- a CDS encoding PaaI family thioesterase has product MSRVASTTPPEGAEIPARHPMSPATGTQIPSHFKHCFGCGELHPTGLHLVAHVGEGADITADFVVTENHQGAPGLAHGGLLSLAFDEALGKLMWLLRAPAVTARLETDFLKPVPIGTKLHITARITGQVNRKVYSEAEGRLGGPEGEVAVRAAALFVIVPMKHFLENAPAEYMEALRKNPGLLNFVDPEFDINP; this is encoded by the coding sequence ATGAGTCGCGTTGCAAGCACTACGCCTCCCGAGGGAGCCGAGATTCCTGCTCGACATCCAATGTCGCCGGCAACTGGAACCCAGATCCCATCCCACTTTAAACACTGCTTCGGATGCGGAGAACTTCACCCGACTGGCTTACATCTTGTAGCTCATGTCGGAGAAGGCGCAGATATCACTGCAGATTTTGTCGTCACAGAAAATCACCAAGGAGCACCTGGCTTGGCTCATGGTGGGCTCTTATCTCTGGCATTTGATGAAGCTCTTGGAAAACTTATGTGGCTTCTTCGCGCCCCAGCAGTTACTGCACGCCTAGAAACCGATTTTCTAAAGCCTGTTCCTATTGGAACAAAACTTCATATCACTGCCCGAATTACCGGCCAGGTAAATCGCAAGGTGTATTCCGAAGCTGAAGGGCGACTCGGAGGCCCTGAAGGGGAAGTTGCAGTACGTGCCGCAGCACTTTTCGTCATTGTTCCGATGAAACACTTCCTTGAAAATGCGCCTGCCGAATACATGGAAGCTCTGCGCAAGAATCCTGGACTTCTTAACTTTGTAGATCCAGAGTTTGATATCAATCCATGA